In bacterium, the sequence CGGACATAGCGGCGTACCAGGCCGCCCTCGTGCGCGACCTTGGTGCCGGCGACCTGAATGCCATCGCCCGGCTCAGCCTGCGCCACGAGTTCGGCGGTGGCCGTGAAATGGAATCGCTGGTGACTTCCGTCCACGAATCGCGGCCGTCGATGGAGGCGCGTTCAACCCTCGAAGCGCGTCCGAACATCGAGCCGCGTCGGCTCGAGACGCCGCTGTCGGCCGTCGTGGCGCCCATGGGCCAGTCCGACTTCGGTCGGGCCCCGGCTGCAGGTGAGCGGCGTGCGTCGACCGGCGGCCAGGGCGTGCGGACCTCGTCCGTGATCGGCGGCGGCCAGGGCACGATGGCTGCCATGCGTGGTGCATCCGGCGGCGAATCGCGTTCGTCGCAGGGCCTGGGGAATCCCCGACGAGCGGTGAGTCGTCGACCGGGCCTGGTGCGTTCGCTGGTGGCGGTCGTGGTGCTGTTCCTGGCGGGTGCCGTGGTGACGCTCCGCATCAACGGGCGCACGCTGGCGCAGAGCCTGGACTGGGCGGGCATTCCCGGCATGATGCCGAGTGCCGACGGCGACCCGGCCACGACGCTGCTCGAGGTGATCGACGTCGGGAGGGTGTACGAAGACCAGCGTTCGTCGCTGGCCGGGGCCGGCGGCGGCCTCGGGCCCTCAGTGGACCAGGGGCGTCGCAAGGCCCTGGCGAACCTGACCGCGAAGGGGGCCGCGCCGCTGGTGGCCCAGATCGACCTGTTCGTGAATCTCTCGGCGGACGGGATCCAGCAGGGAAGCCGACCCGACCGCGAGACCGAGAGGCTCCGCTCGCTGGCGACGCAGGGCACGGTGCTCGGCAACGAACTGAAGCGGCTCGAGCTGGCCTGGTACTCCCTCGCGTCGGGAACGCTGTGGCGCGACCTGGCCGCGATGTCCGACGAGGCGGTTGCCGCGCGATCCGATTCGCTGACGCGCCGCGATCGCGCGGCGCTCGACGAGGCGCGCACCGGCATGGGCCTGACCTACAAGATCAAGGACCTGGCTGAAGCGCGTCGCAGCGTCAACGGCATGGCGTCGCTGGTGGAATTGTTCCAGGCCACGGCGTGGAGCCCGCGATGGGCGGCCGATCTGAAGGCGGCCGCGGACCAGGTGTCGCCCACGGCCAGCCCGCTGACGCGTGCCTACCGCAACTGCGCCTTCCAGCTGCTTCGCGTCAAGGAGGCCGAGCGTTCGCCGGCCAACCGCGGCCTGCCGTACGCCGGGGAACTGGTCGCGCAGGCCTGGCCGTCACCGGCCATCCGCGGGCTGTTGCCCGACCTGCGGCGGGCGGCCGGGGCCTTTGCCCGCGACGACGCGCCCGCCCTCGTCGCCGGCACTCTCAAGCTTTATGCGGAACTGGGTGATCCCTCGCGGGCGGCAGGGCAGGCGGCAACGGACAGCCAGTACCTGGCGCGACTCGAGGCCAACCCGGCGTTCAAGTTCGACGCTGCGGCGTACCGGCCGTTCATCGACCGCCTGCGCTACGAGGCGACCGTCCGTCGCGATGCCGGCACCGGCAGTTCAAGCAAGGCGTCCGCCGATGCGGCGCGGTTCCGGCGGGCCGTTGCCGATGGCCGCACGACACCGCAGTGGCGTGCGCTGGCCGATTCGCTGCGGACGCCGTTCCTGGCTGAGTGGGCGCGTCGGCAGGCGGGAGCCGCCGAAGTGGCAGCCGGCGAGCAGCGCCAGGTCCGCAGCGGCCAGTTGGCCGCAACGCGGGCGGCGACGGTCGACCTGCGTCGCGCGGTGGCCGAAGGCAAGGACTGGTCTGCCGACTGGCGGCGGGTCAGTGCGCTGGCGACCCGCTTCCTCGGCGAATCGGCGGCCTCCGGTGACGGCGCCGACGGGACTGCCGAGGTCGCCGAGCTGGCTGCGGCGCTGGAGCGTGCGCTGCCGCTGCGCCTCGAGCAGGCGACGATCCGCCTTCCGCAACCAGCATTGACCCTGCCGGAAGTGGCCGTGCTGGAACTCGCGGCGCCATCGGCCGCGGACCCCTGGCGCTCACGTGCCTTCACGGTCGGGCCGTCGGCCCCGGCCGGGACCGGCTGGGTGGGTCATGTCGACCTCGACTGGGCGGTCCTGCTGGGCGCCCGTGACGAGCTGTCGGGGCGTGTCGTGGCGGCCGACGGACGGGTCCTGCTGCGCTTCACGGCGCCGTCGCTGGCCGACGGCGGCGGTCCCGGCACCTTCGGGCGGCTGCGTCCGGCCGACGGCGGCTCCGTGCACCTGAAAGCCGGCGCGGGCTGGTGGTCCGCGCTGGAGGTGCCGGCCCCGGCCGTGAATTTCTGACGCCGGGACGCAACCCCGAACGCCCGGGTCCGTAACAGGACCGGAATCCCCCCCGGGGTTCCGGTCCTTTCCCGTCAGGCGCCCGGCGCTGGAGGTCGACATGAAGCTGAAGCAACGCACCGAACGTCCCGCCTCGCCGGCCCTGCCGGCGCTGGCCCTGATCCTGGTCCTGCTGGCGGGAGTCGCCACGGCCGGCCCGGCCGCCGACCCGGTCCGTGAGTCCGTCCGGGATGCGCACCGCATCAAGGTCTGTGGCGGGGGCAGGGGAGAGGTCACGCTTCTTGTCAACGGGCAACAGCTCGAGGTCACGAACCGCGACGGCGACCATGTCACGACCACGGTCATCGACATGGACCAGGTCGGGCGGCTGGTGGGCGATGCGATGGGCGAAGCGATGGCCGCGCTGGAGGACCTGCAGCTTCAGGTGCGTGTCGGCCAGGACAACCGCGTCAACATCACCACGGCCGACCGCGTCATCGAGGTCGACCTCGACCAGATCATGGACCAGGTGGCGGCTGCCGTGGAGACGGGGCTCGAGGACATCGATACCGAGACCTGGGCCACGAACGATGCGCGTGACGAGGAGCAGCTGCAGAGCGAACTGGCCGACCTGCAGGAGGAGATGCGTGCGCTGCGGGCCGAACTGCGCCGCCTCCGCGACAGTGCGCCGCCGGCGCCCGAGGCCCCGAAGGCGCCAAGGCGCCGAAATCCCCGAATGCCCCGGAAGGATCGCTGACGGCCTGCCGCGCGATCACCGACATCGCCGCCGACGGAACGCCGACGCTGTGCCCGGGTTACCGGATCAGCGGCGGCGTTCGATTTCCGTGAAGATCTCGGCGTGTTCGGGGAACCGGTCCTGCGCCTTCTTCGAGAAGACGAGCTCGCCGTCCACCGTCACCTCGAACACGCCGCCGCTCGAGGGGATCATCTCGGGAACCAGGCCGTAACGCGATCCAAGTGCCTCCGCCAGACCGGCGGCGCGCGGCTCGTAGTTTCAAACCCGGCAGTACTCGATCGAGACCTTCATGGCGATGCTCCTTCTATCGGCGCCCCCCTGCGGGCAAGGCGCCCCTCAGAACTGGATCAGCGGCTTGGGCCACGCTGCCAGCGTCTTCTCGAACGACTCGAAGTTGAATTCGTCGATGTGCACGACCGATTCCTCGCCGCCGCCGAGGATCTCCTCGAAGATGCGGTCCTGGATCCGGTTGCTGCGGTCTTCCAGCAGGTTGCGCGTGATGTACCACGACTCGAAGATGCGGCGGCCGATCACGCTGTGCAGGCGCAGTCCGTTGACGATCATGCGGTCGAAGGCCTGGATGTGGAAATTGCCCTGCTTCAGGCCGAAGAGGATCACTTCACCGCCGCGACGGGTGCTCTGGATGGCGTTGTTCACGCTGGAATTGAAGCCGGCCATCTCCATGGAGACGTCGGCGCCGATGCCGCCGCAGGCCGAGCGGACAGCCTGCACCAGGTCCTTGTCCGCGCCCCAGGGCTGCGCGCCGTTGCGGGGCGACTTGAGCGAGATGACCTCGTCGGCCCCCAGCCTGCGGGCCAGTTCGGCATTGCGCTCGTTGGGCTCGATGCCGATGACGCGCGTGGCGCCGAGCGCCCGCGCGACCATGATCACGAACAGCCCGATCGTGCCGCAACCGAAGACAGCCACCGTGCGGCCGCGCAGGTCGGCCGTCGTGCAGGCGTGCACGGCGTTGCCGAACGGCTCCTGGATGGCCGCCACCTTGGTCCGGATCTTTCGCGTGTCCGTCGGCCACAGCACGTTGGCCGGCAACTTGATGTACTCGGCGAAGCAGCCGTCGCGGCCGATGCCGATGATCACGTCCTGGCTGCAGATGTGCGTCTGGCCGAGCCGGCACTGGTAGCACGTGCCGCAGATGATATGGCTCTCGGCCGAGACGATGTCCTTGACGCCCAGCCCGTATCGCGCGGCCACGTTGGAGCCGACGCCCACGATCTCGCCCACCATTTCGTGGCCGATGATCCTCACCGTGCTCTGTTCGCGCTTGAGCGAGTCGAAGATCATGCCCTTGAAGGCGACCCGGTTCCAGATGCCGCGGTCCGAGCCGCAGAACCCGGCATAGATCACCTTCACGAGGGCACATTCGGCGTCCGCAGGCCGGGCTGATTCGTCCAACCGCGGCGTGGGTTGGCGGGTGGCCTGGAAACCCCGCGACGTGTCCCACGGCATGCTGGACTTGTCGTAGACCAGGCACTTCATCGTGTCAGCAGACTTCCTGGTGTCGGCAGACTTCCTGGTGTCGGCGGACATCCTGGTGTCGGCAGACTTCGTGGTTTCGACGGACAAGGGGCTACCTCCGCGCCCCGGGTCCGGCCGCCCGGGGGCCGTCAGTTCAAACGGTCCGAGTCGAAGCTCCAGTCGTCACCGCTCCAGTCGTCCTCGGAGCCGGTGCGGCGTTCTTCTTCGTCAAGCAGGTCGTCGAGCGAGACCATCTCCGGTCCGCCGAACGCTTCCAGCGGCAGTTCCCCGTTGTCACGGTCGCCGAAGGTGCGCTCGCCGAACTCGCGGTCACCCGCATCGCGCTCAGGCAGCGGGTCGCCGCCATCGCCGGCCAGCGCCGCCAGGAAGCGTTCGAGGCCACCCGATGCGAACCGGGCGCCGCCACGATCACGCTCTCCGGGGGCGGTACCGCCGTCGGCATCCACCGCATCGCCGCGCTGTCCTGCAGACTGGTCTACACAGTAACGCGCCACCAGCTCGTCGGCCAAATCAAAGTAGGCGCGGCTGCCCGCCGAACGGCGATCATAGATCACCGCGGGCTGGCCCTTCAGCGCCATCTCGGCCAGGCGGACCGTGCGGGGGATGGCCGTATCGAAGAGAAGATCACCGAAGTCGTCCTGAATGCGGGCCGCCACTTCGCGGCCGATGCGCGTGCCCTGGGAGGACATCGTCAGGAACAGGCCCTCGAGCTGCAGCGGCGCGGCGTGCGGGCCGTCATCCGGGTCGCCGGCGAAATTGCGGTCGCGGAAGGTGTCGATGAACTCCAGCAGGGCGTCGAGCGATTCGCGGCAGAGTTCCTCGTTCTGCACGGGAACCAGGTAGCCGTCCGAGGCGAGCAATGCCGCGCGCGTCGGGGCGCCGAGCCCGGGAGGGCAGTCCAGCAGGATGGTGTCGTACAGGCTGCGCGCGCGATCGACTTCACGCATCAGGTCGCCGCCGCGATCCTGCAGGTGGTCGAGGTATCGCTCTTCCTCGGCCAGCGTGAGGATGCGCGGCGATGCGAAGAAAAGATTGTCGACGGTGGACGCCTGCGCGAGGTCGACCAGACGTGCGCGCGCGGACCACAGTTCGTCGAGGCAGCGCGGCATCTCGTGCGGGCGCACGCCGAGCGTACGACACACGCCGCACTGCGGGTCCAGGCCGATGATGAGCACCGAGTGCCCCGATAAGGCCAGCGCGGCGCCGAGGTTCACCGTCGATGTCGTCTTGCCAACCCCACCCTTGCGACTGACGACACTGATGACGCGTCCGCCGACTGTATTCCAGGGCGTGCGCCGGCGCGGCAGCAACTCGGGCAGCGGCGAACCGGGCGCAGATGCGTGGGGAGCGTTGGTCTCGTCGGAATCGAAGTGCGGATCATCCATGGGTGCTTCTCCTTGCGGATGCGGATCCGTTTCCGGGAGGGAGGAAACTAGCAGCGCATGCGCGCGGAGGCAATAGGAAAACCGCGTAACGGCGTGCGGATCCTCGGGTTGTGCGGCTCCAATCAGGGGCACAGCATGAGGAGTTTCTTTACGACGGCGCCACCGCTGGCGAAGACCTCGCCGATGTTCCCGGCCAGCATGTAGGCCGGCGTTGAAACCAGTCGCGCTTCCTCGTCGACGACGACATCGGCGGGCCCGCAGGCCTGGTGCCGGGCGCCCATCGCCTCGACCAGCGCGGCGGTCGCGGCATCGTTGCCGATCGTCAGGAGCGGCCGGCCGCCCTGGCCGAACAGGCGGGCCAGGATGACCGGCGCGATGCACATCGCGGCGATCGGCTTGCGGAGCGAGTGCGCGTCGCGCAGGAACGTCTCGACTTCGGGATGCACGCGGCAGGCGGCGCCATCGGTCGCGAACGTGCACAGGTTCTTGGCGGCCCCGAATCCGCCGGGCAGCAGCACACCATCGAAGTCGCGCGCCGAGAGGCCCGCCAGCGGCCGGATGTCGCCGCGCACGAGCCGCGCCGATTCCACCAGCACGTCGCGCTCCTGTCCAATGGCCGGTTGCCCGCGCAGGTGGTCCACCACATGCATCTGCGGGCCTGCCGGCGCACAGGCCACGGCGATGGCGCCGGCTTCATGCAGCGCCAGGAGGGCAGCGCAGGCTTCGTGGATCTCGCTGCCGTCGTACACGCCGCACCCGCTCAGGATGACCGCGATTTTCTTCATGTCCGGAGCCTTTCATCCGATCGCCGCCTGGCCCGCCTCCGCAGGCATGATCCCGGCCGGGGGCAGCTCTTGTCAATGTCCCGTGCTGCATCGCCGTTGCCGCGTCCCCCGGAGTGGCGTCCGGCCGGGTGTTGGGCGGTCCCCGGATCGGGATTTGGCTTCGGCAGGTCGGCGGGCTAGCTTTGCCCGCAGGGGCTCGGCCGGCTG encodes:
- a CDS encoding ParA family protein, with amino-acid sequence MDDPHFDSDETNAPHASAPGSPLPELLPRRRTPWNTVGGRVISVVSRKGGVGKTTSTVNLGAALALSGHSVLIIGLDPQCGVCRTLGVRPHEMPRCLDELWSARARLVDLAQASTVDNLFFASPRILTLAEEERYLDHLQDRGGDLMREVDRARSLYDTILLDCPPGLGAPTRAALLASDGYLVPVQNEELCRESLDALLEFIDTFRDRNFAGDPDDGPHAAPLQLEGLFLTMSSQGTRIGREVAARIQDDFGDLLFDTAIPRTVRLAEMALKGQPAVIYDRRSAGSRAYFDLADELVARYCVDQSAGQRGDAVDADGGTAPGERDRGGARFASGGLERFLAALAGDGGDPLPERDAGDREFGERTFGDRDNGELPLEAFGGPEMVSLDDLLDEEERRTGSEDDWSGDDWSFDSDRLN
- a CDS encoding zinc-binding dehydrogenase, with the translated sequence MSADTRKSADTRKSADTMKCLVYDKSSMPWDTSRGFQATRQPTPRLDESARPADAECALVKVIYAGFCGSDRGIWNRVAFKGMIFDSLKREQSTVRIIGHEMVGEIVGVGSNVAARYGLGVKDIVSAESHIICGTCYQCRLGQTHICSQDVIIGIGRDGCFAEYIKLPANVLWPTDTRKIRTKVAAIQEPFGNAVHACTTADLRGRTVAVFGCGTIGLFVIMVARALGATRVIGIEPNERNAELARRLGADEVISLKSPRNGAQPWGADKDLVQAVRSACGGIGADVSMEMAGFNSSVNNAIQSTRRGGEVILFGLKQGNFHIQAFDRMIVNGLRLHSVIGRRIFESWYITRNLLEDRSNRIQDRIFEEILGGGEESVVHIDEFNFESFEKTLAAWPKPLIQF
- a CDS encoding Rdx family protein; its protein translation is MKVSIEYCRVUNYEPRAAGLAEALGSRYGLVPEMIPSSGGVFEVTVDGELVFSKKAQDRFPEHAEIFTEIERRR
- the elbB gene encoding isoprenoid biosynthesis glyoxalase ElbB gives rise to the protein MKKIAVILSGCGVYDGSEIHEACAALLALHEAGAIAVACAPAGPQMHVVDHLRGQPAIGQERDVLVESARLVRGDIRPLAGLSARDFDGVLLPGGFGAAKNLCTFATDGAACRVHPEVETFLRDAHSLRKPIAAMCIAPVILARLFGQGGRPLLTIGNDAATAALVEAMGARHQACGPADVVVDEEARLVSTPAYMLAGNIGEVFASGGAVVKKLLMLCP